The proteins below come from a single Serratia fonticola genomic window:
- a CDS encoding LysR substrate-binding domain-containing protein, whose product MKKIHLPPLGALRAFHAVASCSSFKRAGEELNVSATAISHQIKLLESILACRVFERSARGVSLTETGEILYAGTQRAFAALEQAAAQIMHSQQPQSLTVTTTSNFLTHWLVPRLADFKAEFPDIDLRLHTSVERVDLTQRTVDVAIRYREMPEQTLHSTLLYEDRFIAVASPSLALADIGDLRGVTLFHVENRLVPADSPSWQNWRRNYGPQDLNVDAGLTFSDETHALQAAIAGQGVVIASQLLARDLLQRGVLTAPFEMSLPGACYYLVTTEENAQRPDIMALRDWLLRQITPGMTYHPHS is encoded by the coding sequence ATGAAAAAAATCCATCTCCCTCCGCTAGGTGCTTTACGCGCCTTTCATGCCGTTGCCAGCTGTAGCAGCTTTAAACGGGCTGGGGAGGAACTCAACGTCAGCGCAACGGCAATCAGCCATCAGATCAAATTACTGGAGTCAATTCTGGCATGTAGGGTCTTCGAACGCAGCGCACGCGGGGTTAGCCTGACCGAAACCGGCGAGATTTTATATGCCGGTACGCAACGCGCCTTTGCAGCTCTGGAGCAGGCCGCCGCGCAGATTATGCACTCCCAACAGCCTCAATCTCTGACGGTTACCACCACCTCCAATTTCCTGACCCATTGGTTGGTGCCGCGTCTGGCCGATTTCAAGGCGGAATTCCCGGACATCGACCTGCGGTTACATACCAGCGTAGAACGGGTCGACTTAACGCAGCGCACCGTCGATGTCGCCATTCGCTACCGGGAAATGCCGGAGCAAACGTTGCACTCAACTTTATTGTACGAGGATCGTTTTATCGCGGTAGCCAGCCCGTCATTGGCGCTGGCAGATATCGGCGATTTACGCGGGGTGACGCTGTTTCACGTAGAAAACCGCCTAGTGCCCGCCGACTCTCCGAGCTGGCAAAACTGGCGGAGGAACTATGGGCCACAGGATCTGAATGTAGACGCGGGGCTGACCTTCAGCGATGAAACCCATGCGCTACAGGCGGCGATTGCGGGACAGGGGGTGGTGATTGCCAGCCAGTTGCTGGCGCGAGATTTGTTACAGCGCGGCGTGTTAACCGCACCGTTCGAGATGTCATTACCCGGTGCCTGCTATTACCTGGTTACCACAGAAGAAAACGCGCAACGCCCGGATATCATGGCGTTGCGCGACTGGCTGTTGAGGCAAATAACGCCAGGGATGACTTATCATCCTCACTCATAG
- a CDS encoding flagellar protein FlhE: MKAFLPLLVLFAPLAAQAVSGSWAADASGVTLETGSVRDVSPSLRPANPPAADARVTSVSWRYQLLAGAPAGLEVQLCTSSRCLPLGAGSGRSEAFNGIPADSEFRFIYYVKSRGALNPPLRAISNQVIVNYE; encoded by the coding sequence ATGAAAGCTTTTCTTCCTTTATTAGTGTTGTTCGCTCCGCTGGCCGCGCAGGCGGTGTCGGGTTCCTGGGCCGCCGATGCCAGCGGCGTCACGCTGGAAACGGGGAGCGTGCGTGATGTCTCCCCCAGCCTGCGGCCAGCTAATCCACCGGCGGCCGATGCTCGGGTGACCAGTGTAAGCTGGCGTTATCAGTTGCTGGCTGGTGCTCCTGCCGGATTAGAGGTACAGCTTTGCACCTCGTCACGCTGCCTACCGCTCGGCGCGGGCAGTGGCCGCAGTGAGGCTTTCAACGGTATTCCCGCAGACAGCGAGTTCCGCTTCATTTATTACGTGAAGTCTCGCGGCGCGTTAAATCCTCCGCTGCGGGCGATCTCTAATCAGGTGATTGTGAACTATGAGTGA
- the flhA gene encoding flagellar biosynthesis protein FlhA, producing MANLASLLRLPGNFKDTQWQVLAGPILILMILSMMVLPLPAFILDLLFTFNIALSIMVLLVAMFTQRTLEFAAFPTILLFSTLLRLSLNVASTRIILMEGHTGAAAAGRVVEAFGHFLVGGNFAIGIVVFIILVLINFMVITKGAGRIAEVGARFVLDGMPGKQMAIDADLNAGLIGEDEAKKRRSEVTQEADFYGSMDGASKFVRGDAVAGLMIMVINVVGGLLVGVIQHGMELGTAAETYTLLTIGDGLVAQIPALVISTAAGVIVTRVATDEDVGEQMVNQLFNNPRVMVLSAAVLGLLGMVPGMPNLVFLLFTAALLALAWRLRGREQQAPKVKEPPLPQENPQAVEASWSDVQLEDPLGMEVGYRLIPMVDFQQNGELLGRIRGIRKKFAQDTGYLPPVVHIRDNLELSAASYRILMKGVEIGSGEAHPGRWLAINPGNAVGELAGDKTVDPAFGLEAVWIDSALREQAQIQGFTVVEASTVVATHLNHLLGQFASELFGRQETQQLLDRVSQEMPKLTEDFVPGVVSLTTLHKVLQNLLAERVSIRDMRTIIETLAEHAPTQSDPFELTSVVRVALGRAITQQWFPGNGEIQVIGLDTPLERLLLQALQGGGGLEPGLADRLLDQAKQALQRQEMLSAPPVLLVNHALRALLARFLRRTLPQLVVLSNLEINDERQIRMTSTIGAA from the coding sequence ATGGCTAATTTGGCCTCCCTGCTTCGTTTGCCGGGTAATTTTAAAGATACGCAGTGGCAGGTGCTGGCTGGCCCGATACTGATCCTGATGATCCTGTCGATGATGGTGCTGCCGTTACCGGCATTTATCCTCGATCTGCTGTTTACCTTCAATATTGCCTTGTCGATCATGGTGCTGTTGGTGGCGATGTTTACCCAGCGGACGCTGGAGTTCGCCGCCTTCCCGACCATCCTGCTGTTCTCAACCCTGTTACGCCTATCGTTGAACGTCGCTTCCACGAGGATCATCCTGATGGAGGGGCATACCGGCGCGGCGGCGGCGGGGCGGGTGGTTGAAGCGTTCGGTCACTTCCTGGTGGGCGGCAACTTCGCCATCGGTATCGTGGTGTTTATCATCCTGGTGCTGATCAACTTTATGGTGATCACCAAAGGGGCCGGGCGTATTGCCGAAGTGGGCGCCCGTTTTGTCCTTGACGGGATGCCGGGCAAACAGATGGCGATCGATGCCGATCTGAACGCCGGGCTGATCGGCGAAGACGAGGCTAAAAAGCGCCGTTCCGAAGTGACGCAGGAAGCGGATTTCTACGGTTCGATGGACGGTGCCAGCAAGTTTGTGCGCGGTGACGCGGTAGCAGGCTTGATGATCATGGTGATTAACGTAGTAGGCGGCCTGTTGGTCGGCGTGATCCAGCACGGCATGGAGCTGGGTACCGCGGCTGAAACCTATACCTTGCTGACCATCGGTGATGGCCTGGTCGCCCAGATCCCGGCGTTGGTGATCTCGACGGCGGCCGGTGTGATCGTCACCCGCGTAGCGACCGATGAGGACGTTGGCGAGCAGATGGTCAACCAGTTGTTCAACAATCCGCGCGTGATGGTGTTGAGTGCTGCGGTGTTGGGGTTGTTGGGGATGGTTCCGGGGATGCCAAACCTGGTGTTCCTGCTGTTTACGGCGGCACTGCTGGCGTTGGCCTGGCGGCTGCGCGGGCGAGAACAGCAGGCTCCGAAAGTCAAAGAACCGCCGCTGCCGCAGGAAAATCCGCAGGCGGTAGAGGCCAGTTGGTCTGATGTACAGCTGGAGGATCCGTTGGGCATGGAAGTGGGTTACCGCCTGATCCCCATGGTGGACTTTCAGCAAAACGGTGAGCTACTGGGGCGTATTCGTGGCATCCGTAAAAAATTCGCTCAGGATACGGGCTATTTGCCACCGGTGGTGCATATTCGTGACAACCTCGAACTGTCGGCGGCCAGTTACCGCATTCTGATGAAAGGGGTGGAGATCGGTAGCGGTGAGGCACATCCGGGGCGCTGGCTGGCGATAAATCCGGGCAATGCGGTGGGTGAGCTGGCCGGTGATAAAACCGTCGATCCGGCCTTCGGGCTGGAGGCGGTGTGGATCGATAGCGCACTGCGTGAACAGGCGCAGATCCAGGGGTTCACGGTGGTGGAAGCCAGCACCGTAGTCGCCACTCATCTCAACCATTTGCTTGGTCAGTTTGCCAGCGAGCTGTTTGGCCGCCAGGAAACCCAGCAGCTATTGGATCGTGTTTCGCAGGAGATGCCGAAGCTGACGGAAGATTTCGTACCTGGGGTAGTTTCGCTGACCACGTTGCACAAGGTGCTACAGAATCTGCTGGCCGAAAGGGTGTCGATTCGCGATATGCGCACCATTATAGAAACGCTGGCGGAACATGCGCCAACGCAAAGCGATCCTTTCGAACTGACCTCCGTGGTGCGAGTGGCCCTTGGGCGGGCCATCACTCAGCAGTGGTTCCCGGGTAACGGTGAGATCCAGGTCATTGGTCTGGATACGCCGCTTGAGCGCCTGCTGTTGCAGGCCCTGCAAGGGGGCGGAGGTCTTGAGCCTGGGTTGGCGGACCGCTTGTTGGATCAGGCCAAGCAGGCGCTGCAACGTCAGGAAATGCTCAGTGCACCGCCGGTGCTGCTGGTAAACCACGCGTTACGTGCCCTGCTAGCGCGCTTCCTGCGCCGTACCTTGCCGCAGTTGGTGGTGCTGTCGAACCTGGAAATCAACGACGAACGTCAGATCCGCATGACCTCAACCATAGGAGCCGCCTGA
- the flhB gene encoding flagellar biosynthesis protein FlhB, translated as MAEDSDMEKTEAPTPHRLEKAREEGQIARSRELTSILMLIAGLSILWVAGGHMAQQLARMLSEGLHFDHNMVSNDKQMLRQFAMLLRQAVWALMPILAGLVLVALSAPMLLGGVGFSLKFDAKRMNPISGLKRMFSTQVLAELLKAILKATLVGWVAGLYLWHNWAAMLHLVTQQPQDALRNALQIVIFCGMLIVLGLVPMVAFDVFYQLWSHFKKLKMTKQEIRDEHKQQEGDPHVKGRIRQQQRAISRRRMMSDVPKADVIVTNPTHYAVALQYNDKNMSAPKVLAKGAGEIALRIRELANEHRIPTLEAPPLARALYRHSEIGQHIPTTLYAAVAEVLAWVYQLRRWQREGGLIPKKPQRLPVPEALDFAGENNSDG; from the coding sequence TTGGCCGAAGACAGTGATATGGAAAAAACTGAGGCCCCCACACCCCACCGGCTGGAAAAGGCGCGTGAAGAGGGCCAGATTGCGCGTTCGCGCGAGCTGACTTCGATCCTGATGCTGATTGCGGGGTTGTCGATCTTGTGGGTCGCGGGTGGCCATATGGCGCAACAGTTGGCGAGGATGTTATCGGAAGGGCTGCACTTTGATCACAACATGGTCAGCAACGATAAGCAGATGCTGCGCCAGTTTGCCATGCTGCTGCGTCAAGCGGTGTGGGCGCTGATGCCGATCCTGGCTGGATTGGTGCTGGTGGCGCTGTCGGCCCCGATGCTGCTGGGCGGCGTGGGCTTCAGCCTTAAGTTTGATGCCAAGCGCATGAACCCGATCTCCGGATTAAAGCGGATGTTCTCCACCCAGGTGCTGGCGGAGTTGCTGAAGGCCATTCTCAAAGCGACGCTGGTGGGGTGGGTGGCCGGGCTTTACCTGTGGCACAACTGGGCGGCGATGCTGCATCTGGTCACGCAGCAGCCGCAGGACGCACTGCGCAATGCGCTACAGATCGTGATCTTCTGCGGCATGCTGATCGTCCTTGGGCTGGTGCCGATGGTGGCCTTCGACGTGTTTTATCAGCTATGGAGCCACTTCAAGAAATTGAAGATGACCAAGCAGGAAATTCGCGACGAACATAAGCAGCAGGAGGGCGATCCCCATGTCAAAGGGCGTATTCGCCAGCAACAGCGGGCCATCTCTCGCCGCCGCATGATGTCCGACGTGCCGAAGGCCGACGTGATCGTCACCAACCCGACGCATTACGCCGTGGCATTGCAATACAACGACAAGAACATGAGTGCGCCGAAAGTCCTTGCCAAAGGGGCAGGGGAGATCGCCTTGCGTATCCGTGAATTGGCGAATGAGCACCGTATCCCAACCCTGGAAGCACCGCCGCTGGCGCGAGCGCTATACCGTCACAGTGAGATTGGGCAACACATTCCCACGACCTTGTATGCCGCCGTGGCCGAGGTCCTGGCCTGGGTCTATCAGCTGCGCCGTTGGCAGCGTGAAGGCGGCCTGATCCCGAAAAAACCTCAACGTTTACCGGTGCCTGAAGCACTGGATTTTGCTGGAGAGAATAACTCAGATGGCTAA
- the cheZ gene encoding protein phosphatase CheZ: MRDIPMPASDAATAGEIISRIGQLTRMLRDSMRELGLDQAIAQAAEAIPDARDRLDYVVTMTAQAAERALNCVEAAQPRQAELESQANTLKGRWDEWFANPIELADARSLVTDTRQYLDRVPEHTAFTNAQLLEIMMAQDFQDLTGQVIKRMMDVVQEIEKQLLMVLMENIPDQPAKEKRPNDSLLNGPQLDQNGAGVIANQAQVDDLLDSLGF; encoded by the coding sequence ATGAGAGATATTCCAATGCCTGCCAGCGATGCAGCGACAGCGGGTGAGATCATCTCCCGCATCGGTCAACTGACCCGTATGCTGCGTGACAGCATGCGCGAGCTGGGGCTAGATCAGGCTATCGCTCAGGCTGCCGAAGCGATCCCGGACGCACGCGACCGTCTTGATTATGTGGTCACCATGACGGCGCAGGCGGCGGAACGAGCGCTCAACTGCGTGGAAGCGGCACAACCCCGCCAGGCGGAGTTGGAGTCGCAGGCCAATACGCTTAAAGGGCGCTGGGACGAGTGGTTTGCCAACCCGATCGAGTTGGCTGATGCCCGTTCACTGGTGACGGATACCCGCCAGTATCTGGATCGGGTGCCGGAGCACACCGCATTCACCAACGCCCAGTTGCTGGAGATCATGATGGCGCAGGATTTCCAGGATCTCACCGGCCAGGTGATCAAGCGCATGATGGACGTGGTGCAGGAGATTGAAAAGCAGCTGCTGATGGTACTGATGGAAAACATCCCGGATCAGCCAGCCAAAGAGAAAAGGCCGAACGACAGCCTGCTCAATGGCCCGCAGCTGGATCAGAACGGGGCTGGCGTAATTGCCAATCAGGCCCAGGTGGACGATCTGCTCGACAGCCTGGGGTTCTGA
- the cheY gene encoding chemotaxis response regulator CheY has protein sequence MADKNLKFLVVDDFSTMRRIVRNLLKELGFNNVEEAEDGADALNKLRAGSFDFVVSDWNMPNMDGLELLQTIRADGALASMPVLMVTAEAKKENIIAAAQAGASGYVVKPFTAATLEEKLNKIFEKLGM, from the coding sequence ATGGCAGACAAAAACCTTAAATTTCTGGTGGTGGATGATTTTTCTACCATGCGCCGCATCGTCAGAAATTTGCTGAAAGAACTGGGTTTTAACAACGTCGAAGAGGCGGAAGACGGGGCGGATGCGTTGAACAAACTGCGCGCTGGCAGCTTCGATTTCGTGGTATCGGACTGGAATATGCCGAATATGGATGGCCTCGAGCTGTTGCAAACCATCCGTGCCGACGGTGCGCTGGCATCTATGCCGGTGCTGATGGTGACGGCGGAAGCCAAGAAAGAAAACATCATTGCTGCCGCTCAGGCGGGTGCCAGTGGTTACGTAGTGAAACCCTTCACGGCGGCAACGCTGGAAGAGAAGCTCAACAAGATTTTTGAAAAACTGGGCATGTAA
- a CDS encoding protein-glutamate methylesterase/protein-glutamine glutaminase: MNKISVLSVDDSALMRQLMTEIVNSHPDMEMVATAPDPLVARDLIKKFNPQVLTLDVEMPRMDGLDFLEKLMRLRPMPVVMVSSLTGKGSEITLRALELGAVDFVTKPQLGIREGMLAYSELIAEKIRTAAKARLPQRSTAPAPEILSHTPLLSSEKLIAIGASTGGTEAIRHVLQPLPATSPALLITQHMPPGFTRSFAERLNKLCQITVKEAEDGERVLPGHAYIAPGDRHLELTRSGANYQVRLHDGPPVNRHRPSVDVLFRSVAQFAGRNAVGVILTGMGNDGAAGMLEMHRAGAYTLAQNEASCVVFGMPREAIATGGVNEVVELERMSQRMLAQIAGGQALRI, encoded by the coding sequence ATGAATAAAATCAGCGTATTAAGCGTAGACGACTCTGCCCTGATGCGGCAGCTGATGACCGAGATTGTCAATAGCCATCCCGATATGGAGATGGTGGCGACCGCCCCCGATCCGCTGGTGGCGCGCGATCTGATCAAAAAATTCAACCCGCAGGTACTGACGCTGGACGTCGAAATGCCGCGTATGGACGGGCTGGATTTTCTGGAAAAACTGATGCGCCTGCGGCCGATGCCGGTGGTGATGGTGTCGTCGCTGACCGGAAAGGGATCGGAGATCACTCTGCGGGCGTTGGAACTGGGCGCGGTGGATTTTGTCACCAAGCCGCAACTGGGGATCCGCGAAGGCATGCTGGCCTATAGCGAGCTGATTGCCGAAAAGATCCGCACGGCGGCCAAGGCGCGTCTGCCTCAGCGCTCAACGGCACCGGCTCCGGAGATCCTCAGCCATACGCCGTTGTTGAGCAGTGAGAAGCTGATCGCTATCGGGGCGTCTACCGGCGGTACCGAGGCAATCCGCCACGTCTTGCAGCCGTTACCGGCTACCAGCCCGGCGTTATTGATCACTCAGCATATGCCGCCAGGGTTTACCCGTTCCTTTGCCGAGCGGCTCAACAAGCTGTGCCAGATCACGGTGAAAGAAGCCGAAGACGGCGAGCGCGTCTTGCCGGGCCATGCCTATATCGCGCCGGGAGATCGTCATCTGGAGCTGACGCGCAGCGGCGCCAACTATCAGGTTCGGCTGCATGATGGCCCACCGGTGAACCGGCATCGTCCTTCGGTCGATGTGTTGTTCCGCTCGGTGGCCCAGTTTGCCGGGCGAAATGCGGTGGGGGTGATCCTCACCGGTATGGGGAATGACGGTGCGGCAGGCATGCTGGAAATGCACCGTGCCGGGGCGTACACCCTGGCGCAGAACGAAGCCAGCTGTGTGGTGTTTGGCATGCCACGTGAGGCCATTGCCACCGGCGGAGTCAATGAAGTAGTGGAATTGGAGCGCATGAGCCAACGCATGTTGGCGCAGATCGCGGGTGGTCAGGCGCTGCGTATTTGA
- the cheR gene encoding protein-glutamate O-methyltransferase CheR: MSGSSSPTNKEPASLLTQMVQRLPLSDVHFRRISQLIYQRAGIVLAEHKREMVYNRLVRRLRLLGIPDFGSYLVLLESDTNSAEWQAFVNALTTNLTAFFREAHHFPILAEHARSRPNGYCVWSTAASTGEEPYSIAITLNEALGQRATGTQVWASDIDTQVLEKAEAGVYRQEDLRTLTPAQMQRYFLRGTGPHHGLVRVRPELAAQVHFQPLNLLAPEWALPGQFDAIFCRNVMIYFDKETQERILRRFVPLLKPGGLMFAGHSENFSQLSRDFYLRGQTVYGLTKER, from the coding sequence ATGAGTGGCTCATCCTCACCCACCAATAAAGAGCCTGCGTCTTTGCTGACACAGATGGTGCAACGGCTGCCCCTGTCGGATGTGCATTTCCGACGTATCAGCCAGTTGATCTATCAGCGTGCCGGTATTGTGTTGGCCGAGCACAAACGCGAAATGGTTTACAACCGTCTGGTGCGTCGCCTGCGGCTACTGGGAATACCCGATTTTGGTAGCTATCTGGTGCTGCTGGAGAGCGATACCAACAGCGCCGAGTGGCAGGCATTCGTCAACGCCCTGACCACCAACCTGACGGCGTTTTTCCGTGAGGCGCACCATTTCCCGATCCTGGCGGAACATGCGCGTTCGCGGCCTAACGGTTACTGCGTGTGGAGTACCGCCGCCTCGACCGGTGAAGAGCCTTACTCGATCGCCATTACCTTGAATGAGGCGTTAGGGCAGCGGGCGACGGGGACGCAGGTATGGGCCAGCGATATCGATACTCAGGTATTGGAAAAGGCCGAGGCAGGGGTGTATCGCCAGGAAGATCTGCGCACCCTGACACCGGCGCAGATGCAGCGTTATTTCCTGCGAGGGACCGGGCCTCACCATGGCCTGGTACGGGTTCGGCCAGAATTGGCGGCACAGGTGCATTTCCAGCCGCTCAATCTGCTGGCCCCTGAATGGGCGTTGCCGGGGCAATTTGATGCGATATTTTGCCGTAACGTCATGATCTATTTTGACAAGGAAACACAAGAGCGCATTTTGCGGCGCTTTGTGCCGCTGCTTAAACCGGGGGGCCTGATGTTTGCCGGCCATTCCGAAAACTTCAGCCAGCTAAGCCGGGATTTCTACTTGCGTGGGCAGACCGTGTATGGCCTGACCAAGGAGAGGTAA
- a CDS encoding methyl-accepting chemotaxis protein encodes MFNRVRISTSLFLLLLTFCLMQLISTGLSYTASRSDNHNLNLISLGSQQRDALSLSWVSLLQARNTLNRAGTRAALKVPQEQVDALMGNARSSLQKADLYFNQFLAVSRNSDQEQELTETTQASYERLRGALRELIVFLEGGNLQGFMDQPTQKMQDLFEADFVQYLQLVNENIAQAHAANQRSFTLAGWLVCGAVLMLILVTASAMWWLRNMLVQPLNIMRSHFDRIADGDLAMPIQVYGRNEISMLFASLHRMQNSLIGTVGAVREGAESILIGLQEISEGNNDLSSRTEQQAASLEESAASMEQLTATVKQNADNARQASKLARDASATAAKGGEMADDVVTTMHDIASSSQKIGAITSVIDGIAFQTNILALNAAVEAARAGEQGRGFAVVAAEVRNLAQRSAQAAKEIKVLIDESVGRVKQGSVLVENSGATMKDIVRSVTRVTDIMGEISSASDEQSRGIEQVTQAVTQMDQVTQQNAALVEQAASAAAALEEQAITLADAVAVFRLADDNITLSESLNNGVLSVAKEATSVELYSK; translated from the coding sequence GTGTTTAACCGAGTCCGTATCTCTACCAGTCTGTTTTTATTACTGCTGACCTTTTGCCTGATGCAACTGATTAGCACCGGCTTGTCGTATACCGCTTCCCGCTCCGATAACCACAATCTTAATCTGATTAGTCTGGGTAGCCAGCAGCGTGATGCCCTCAGCCTGAGCTGGGTTTCCCTGCTACAGGCACGTAACACCTTGAACCGGGCCGGCACCCGTGCAGCGCTGAAAGTACCGCAAGAACAGGTCGATGCCCTGATGGGCAACGCTCGCAGTTCGTTGCAGAAAGCCGATCTCTATTTTAATCAGTTCCTGGCCGTCTCGCGTAACAGCGACCAGGAGCAGGAACTGACAGAAACCACCCAAGCCAGCTATGAGCGGCTACGCGGTGCGCTGCGTGAGCTGATCGTCTTCCTGGAGGGCGGCAACCTGCAGGGCTTTATGGATCAACCCACGCAGAAAATGCAGGACCTATTCGAAGCCGACTTCGTCCAGTACCTGCAACTGGTCAACGAAAATATCGCCCAGGCCCATGCGGCCAACCAGCGCTCCTTCACGCTGGCCGGTTGGCTAGTGTGTGGCGCAGTGCTGATGCTGATCCTGGTGACCGCCAGCGCCATGTGGTGGTTGCGCAATATGTTGGTTCAGCCGCTGAATATTATGCGTAGCCACTTTGACCGTATCGCCGATGGTGACCTGGCCATGCCGATCCAGGTGTATGGCCGCAACGAGATCAGCATGTTGTTTGCCAGCCTGCACCGCATGCAGAACTCGTTGATTGGCACAGTCGGTGCAGTGCGCGAAGGCGCCGAGTCGATCCTGATCGGGCTACAGGAAATTTCTGAAGGTAATAACGATCTCTCTTCCCGCACCGAGCAGCAAGCCGCGTCGCTGGAGGAATCCGCCGCCAGTATGGAGCAGTTGACCGCCACGGTGAAACAGAACGCCGACAATGCCCGCCAGGCTTCAAAGCTGGCGCGCGATGCCTCAGCCACCGCTGCCAAGGGCGGGGAAATGGCCGACGACGTGGTCACCACCATGCACGATATTGCCAGCAGTTCGCAGAAAATTGGCGCCATTACCAGCGTGATCGACGGCATTGCCTTCCAGACCAACATCCTGGCATTGAACGCGGCGGTTGAAGCGGCGCGGGCGGGTGAACAAGGGCGCGGTTTTGCCGTCGTGGCCGCAGAGGTACGCAATCTGGCACAGCGTAGCGCTCAGGCAGCCAAAGAAATCAAAGTGCTGATCGATGAGTCGGTCGGCCGTGTTAAGCAAGGGTCGGTGCTGGTCGAAAACTCCGGTGCCACGATGAAGGATATCGTGCGTTCGGTGACCCGCGTTACCGACATCATGGGCGAGATCTCCTCGGCATCCGATGAGCAAAGCCGCGGTATCGAGCAGGTTACTCAGGCCGTGACCCAGATGGATCAGGTGACGCAACAGAACGCCGCGCTGGTGGAACAAGCGGCCTCTGCGGCGGCGGCATTAGAAGAACAGGCGATTACGCTGGCCGATGCGGTAGCGGTATTCCGCCTGGCGGACGACAACATCACCTTATCAGAAAGTCTTAACAACGGAGTTTTATCAGTAGCAAAGGAAGCAACTAGTGTCGAATTGTATAGCAAGTAA